The DNA segment CAAACAGGTAAAGAACTCACATTTCTTGAGTAACGTGTATACTTATATATGTAACAATCATTTCTTATATAGACAtagtttaaattgtatttatattgtctTTTCAGATTCacacattttgaatgaaaatgaaagtgGTCATCTTTCTATGCTTGGTCTCAGCGGCTCATTGTTTTATCTTCCAGGTTAGAAACATAATTACATGGTATTGATATAACGATGACCTGTACACATTGAAATTATTCATGCTCTggatatatattgtaaatactAATGAAATCAAACTTAagttatgttttcttttgttatgATAAATGATTGAGTCACCGTAAGAattgtatgttgtgttttttcacGTACCGTGTTCATtaactcatttgttttatatatgtaacatcgTCTGCAAAAATGAATCCCGTTGAGGTATAAactttaatacaaaaacaaaaaccaaaaacaattttaaccaatATATACAAGGTAATGGTAGGATTgcaaaacaaactttaaacttGTATGAAGTTCAAGAACCATTTTtcgaaaattcaaaacaaagcTTTTATTGTCTGCTTATGAGGAATGATAGTTTGGTATTCAACAATAATACTGAACCATGACTCGAATGTTTAACTGGacttcaatataaataatattcatttatattaattatgatgAATGGCTCTTCGATACTCAACATTTATAATTCTAAACGTCATGTATGGCATGACTCTCGCCAcgaaaatatatgatatataaccTAATTTGCCATGAATAATGGTTTGAGTGAATAAACGTTTTTTCACTTGACTTTGCCTTGTACGTATAACGAGTTTAAAGTACAAACATGTTCTGTTTTTTAATGGAAGGTTCTAGGAAGATATGTAAGTGTTGATTTTAATAGTTATATCATCACATTCAAGGGTGGTGAATCGCAGAGGAAAACTGTCCTACAGACGGAAGATGAAGTGGATGTGGTAATCAGTGACAAAAACGGATATCCTGTGTCCGAGAATGCCATCTTTGAGCAAGATGTAAATTCTTAATTACTCCATTTCGCGTTTGTTTCAAACACACCAGGGTCagctgaaataaattaaatcaaactaGAAAAACGTTGCAAATGGTAGTAagattattatattaaaacattcagTACACCTGAAGGAccataatatgaaaatatccaTCACATGTCTGTTTGCTTTCAGGGATATGAGGTGGTCAAGCCGAACAATCGCAATGTCTGTCTGATAAAACAGGTAACTTTAATTAGATGTATAGTAAAATGGCAAAAAGCCAAATTGTCAACATGACAAATGCATAGCTTCCTATTACCAGGCAATTTTGTTTTGCTTGTTCCTTATgttatcattatgtttttaacataactCGTTCTTCCAGATCAGTGATTCGAATGCTTGTTTCGATGAACAACCGTTGACCTTTGAGCCTTCCTCCACAATACAGACCCGTTGCGATGAGAGACCAATCATCGTCCTGAAAGCTACTGAGTGTGACGATGGCTCAGACGACGACCAAGGCAATAGCAATACTAGccttttaatattaatgttggTTAACCttaatttcgaaaaaaaaacgtattcaATAATCGAAAACGAGTAACATTAACACTAAAGAACACGTTGACAATAGGTAACGACATGTTACTTGTAAAACAGCGTTTGTCCCTAGATTGACTCTTATAAAATAcgatcaaatgaaaataatatcacttataaaattcaaaagtctaaatatttatcaattttatcgAGTACTCTTTATAATAGTTGGATGTTGTCAAGCTTAAACTACTAATTTTACTACAGACGAAGGGCTACAGAAGGGCAAACGAAGCAtttcaaaatccaaatgttCAAAGATTGTAGTCTCCGGTTGCACTTGGAAGTACTGCGTTCGGCGAAACATTTGGGGAAAGTGCAAGGAGGAACGCTGCAGTCGCTGGGTCGACAAAATAATCAACTCGTGCGATTAGTTTTAAACGTCAAAGTTACCAGAGCATGAATTGAGGTCTTAGTTTGTTTGGTATCATTAGCTATATACGTGCGTACACTTAATTGCAAAAAGGTCGTTTCAATTTGTGTCATACTTTTAATACTTTTTcgattttttattctttaactgAATATCATTATGGCCATAACACTACTTAGGCGTTCTAAAATGATGTGTTCCAATTAACCAGGCTGACCCTAGTACTTACGATCCAttatatgtctttgttatatCCGGTTGTCCCTTTTCAgttctttttatcttttgttGCTATACTCCACAAAACTCATAAAGAAAACTGTTTTGTAgtgttgaaaacaatattttaagccAAATAGACGGAAGGTTCGTACAACGACCCGCAGCATTTTTTGTGACTGAAAATGTCCAGgataacttaatttttttaCCGGTCTCTTTTACAGAGACTTGTTGtagtcaaaatatgtttatttcagttttgaGGATTAAGGCAATTGTATGAGTGTTTTTCCTGTGAGTACATGTATGCAGATTGATAACTTTGTTTCAAATATGGTCGAAAGTAcggaaaagtattttaaataaattgggAGTGACTGTTACCCTGGAGATCGTATTTTGTTGGTATATATGACttacatcatattttaaaattattaaacaattccATTGTTAACGCTAATCAGCTACTCTTTTGAAATGTCGGTACTGAGACCAATATCAAATAACGTTTCTGACAAAAAAGTGCCGCATTTGTTTGAGATGTACTTCTATACGTTGTGTGAATAAATGAATGCTTATCTACCAATGTCTCTATCAGTTTCTCATCTTAACCCTTCGGTATGCATTAGATAGGGATACACAATTAGGAAGTATCAGGAAAATACGCTGGTAACTCATTCTATGGTCCCGGTTACATTATTATAACGCAACATTCGTATGAAAAAGGCCATGCATCTTTACTCGTAAGAATATAATGCGCAGGCG comes from the Mya arenaria isolate MELC-2E11 chromosome 13, ASM2691426v1 genome and includes:
- the LOC128215021 gene encoding uncharacterized protein LOC128215021; protein product: MKMKVVIFLCLVSAAHCFIFQGGESQRKTVLQTEDEVDVVISDKNGYPVSENAIFEQDGYEVVKPNNRNVCLIKQISDSNACFDEQPLTFEPSSTIQTRCDERPIIVLKATECDDGSDDDQDEGLQKGKRSISKSKCSKIVVSGCTWKYCVRRNIWGKCKEERCSRWVDKIINSCD